One window of Myripristis murdjan chromosome 8, fMyrMur1.1, whole genome shotgun sequence genomic DNA carries:
- the gprc5ba gene encoding G protein-coupled receptor, class C, group 5, member Ba isoform X1, whose product MAFLPVLLLLLLTVAHRASSQDSEETSETLPRGCGWGLVRPYTLLCDLDSIWGVAVESVAAGGALAAILLALVLLCRLRHVSEAEKRSGVGPILLLLLGILGLFSLSFAYLIEQDESLCLLRRALWGLLFAVCFSCLLVQGVRLRRLGRERRSPGGCALTGLALGLSAVQGIIAAEWLLLTVLREGRAACQYLPLDFALACSYVLALLLAALTAASLALCGKTRQWRCSAIWLLVTCLLSLLLWVAWVGFYLYGNAWLGRSPDWNDPALAIALVAQGWLLLLFHAIPEAHICLRPPPQPTAPDYFDTSQNSTRMRETSFDEDIPLSHRQFVENQGYGYNDENTAGLRSGGGGHHNGNTGARPSAPFRSNVYQPTEMTMILNGGAVSTSSQSQVPSAPPTYTGRQLW is encoded by the exons ATGGCGTTCCTCCcagtcctcctgctgctgctgctgaccgTGGCCCATCGCGCCAGCAGCCAAGACTCTGAGGAAACCTCTGAGACTCTGCCGCGGGGCTGTGGCTGGGGCCTGGTGCGTCCCTACACCCTGCTCTGTGACCTGGACTCCATATGGGGTGTGGCTGTTGAGTCAGTGGCTGCTGGCGGGGCGTTGGCTGCTATCTTGCTGGCCCTAGTCCTGCTGTGCCGTTTACGCCACGTCAGTGAGGCGGAGAAACGTAGCGGTGTGGGACCcatcctcctgctgctccttgGCATCCTTGGCCTGTTCAGCCTGAGCTTCGCTTACCTAATCGAGCAGGATGAGTCATTGTGTTTGCTCCGCCGGGCCTTGTGGGGCCTCCTCTTCGCTGTTTGCTTCTCCTGCTTGCTGGTGCAGGGTGTTCGCCTGCGCCGGCTGGGCCGGGAGCGCCGGAGCCCAGGCGGCTGCGCACTCACAGGCCTGGCCCTGGGTCTGAGCGCTGTGCAGGGCATCATCGCTGCTGAGTGGCTACTTCTGACCGTGCTGAGAGAGGGACGCGCTGCCTGCCAGTACCTGCCTCTGGACTTTGCGTTAGCCTGCAGCTATGTGCTAGCTCTCTTGCTAGCTGCGCTCACTGCCGCCTCCCTGGCACTGTGTGGGAAGACACGTCAGTGGCGCTGCAGTGCCATCTGGCTGCTGGTGACCTGCCTGCTGTCCCTGTTGCTGTGGGTGGCCTGGGTGGGTTTCTATCTCTACGGCAACGCCTGGCTTGGGAGGTCCCCCGACTGGAATGACCCGGCCCTGGCAATCGCGCTGGTGGCCCAGGGTTGGCTCCTGCTGCTCTTCCACGCCATCCCTGAAGCTCATATTTGTCTGAGACCGCCACCTCAGCCCACCGCGCCTGACTACTTCGACACCTCACAGAACTCAACAAGGATGAGGGAGACCAGCTTTGATGAGgacatccctctctcccacagGCAGTTTGTGGAGAACCAGGGCTATGGATACAACGACGAGAACACTGCAG GCCTGAGGAGTGGCGGCGGTGGGCACCATAATGGAAACACTGGTGCCAGGCCCAGCGCTCCTTTCCGCAGCAATGTGTACCAGCCCACTGAGATGACCATGATCCTGAACGGGGGAGCGGTGAGTacatcatcacagtcacag GTGCCCTCCGCCCCTCCAACTTACACAGGGAGGCAGCTGTGGTGA
- the proza gene encoding protein Z, vitamin K-dependent plasma glycoprotein a, which yields MGFWATSAALLCLLLGAVAASQLPKTVFLDKQHASSVISRQKRANAGDEEKLMPANLERECLEEVCSYEEAREIFQDSYRTDIFWSVYIDGDQCAEKPCKNGALCSDSVGGYDCVCKSGFSGVHCETDQTVCVLDKTKGCSQFCKPGYLSYECSCARGWKLDTRDKNKCVPADPSPCGKVNSLSQWENRQSENARSNFEGLVCGSMECPWQAILKSAGSAGFCSGVILKENLVLTSAQCAHKYDSFQVAVGKRQTTYENGEQTLNAKVSHIHPRYVAGRPENDLAVVELHERIVFKKTVVAACLPERDFAEKVLMTGEFTAVVTGWKDPTEGVEVQGPLKFNNLAYNRLSECLVTHPGLITNKMGCTAARTNADCTMGSGSPLLTLYRDVFFLTGVVSQPPGGDCRKGYIFQKVSRFLGWIQPLMDSR from the exons ATGGGCTTCTGGGCTACATCTGCcgctctgctctgtctgctaCTGGGGGCTGTGGCAGCCAGTCAGCTCCCGAAGACAG TGTTCTTGGACAAGCAGCATGCCAGCTCGGTGATCTCCCGTCAGAAGAGGGCCAATGCGGGTGACGAGGAGAAGTTGATGCCTGCCAACCTGGAGAGGGAATGCCTGGAGGAGGTGTGCAGCTACGAGGAGGCCAGGGAGATCTTCCAGGACTCCTACCGCACG GATATCTTCTGGTCCGTCTATATTG aTGGAGACCAGTGTGCGGAGAAGCCCTGCAAGAATGGAGCCTTGTGTTCCGACAGCGTGGGAGGTTACGACTGTGTCTGCAAGTCAGGCTTCTCTGGGGTCCACTGTGAGACAG ACCAGACCGTGTGTGTCCTGGATAAGACCAAGGGTTGCTCCCAGTTCTGTAAGCCAGGCTACTTGTCCTACGAGTGTTCCTGCGCCCGGGGCTGGAAGCTCGATACCAGGGACAAGAATAAATGTGTGCCTGCAG ACCCGTCCCCCTGTGGGAAGGTAAACAGCCTGAGTCAGTGGGAGAACAGACAGTCCGAAAACGCCCGCAGCAACTTTGAGGGACTCGTCTGTGGTTCCATGGAGTGTCCCTGGCAG GCTATCCTGAAGAGTGCTGGGTCAGCAGGATTCTGTAGCGGAGTCATACTGAAGGAGAACCTGGTGCTGACCTCAGCTCAGTGTGCCCACAAATACGACTCCTTCCAGGTGGCTGTTG GAAAACGTCAGACCACCTATGAAAATGGAGAGCAGACGCTGAATGCGAAAGTCTCTCACATCCACCCGCGCTACGTGGCAGGTCGCCCCGAGAATGACCTGGCTGTGGTTGAGCTCCACGAACGCATCGTCTTCAAGAAAACTGTCgttgctgcctgcctgcctgagcGTGACTTTGCTGAAAAAGTGCTGATGACCGGAGAGTTCACCGCCGTGGTCACAGGCTGGAAAGACCCCACAGAGGGAGTGGAGGTCCAGGGCCCACTCAAATTCAACAACCTGGCATACAACCGCCTTTCTGAATGTCTGGTCACACACCCTGGCCTGATCACCAATAAGATGGGTTGCACCGCTGCCCGGACCAACGCCGACTGCACCATGGGCTCCGGCAGCCCCCTGCTCACCCTCTACAGGGATGTGTTCTTCCTGACCGGAGTTGTCagtcagccaccagggggcgactGCAGAAAGGGCTACATCTTCCAGAAGGTGTCACGCTTCCTGGGCTGGATCCAGCCTCTGATGGACTCGCGCTAA
- the gprc5ba gene encoding G protein-coupled receptor, class C, group 5, member Ba isoform X2 — translation MAFLPVLLLLLLTVAHRASSQDSEETSETLPRGCGWGLVRPYTLLCDLDSIWGVAVESVAAGGALAAILLALVLLCRLRHVSEAEKRSGVGPILLLLLGILGLFSLSFAYLIEQDESLCLLRRALWGLLFAVCFSCLLVQGVRLRRLGRERRSPGGCALTGLALGLSAVQGIIAAEWLLLTVLREGRAACQYLPLDFALACSYVLALLLAALTAASLALCGKTRQWRCSAIWLLVTCLLSLLLWVAWVGFYLYGNAWLGRSPDWNDPALAIALVAQGWLLLLFHAIPEAHICLRPPPQPTAPDYFDTSQNSTRMRETSFDEDIPLSHRQFVENQGYGYNDENTAGLRSGGGGHHNGNTGARPSAPFRSNVYQPTEMTMILNGGAVPSAPPTYTGRQLW, via the exons ATGGCGTTCCTCCcagtcctcctgctgctgctgctgaccgTGGCCCATCGCGCCAGCAGCCAAGACTCTGAGGAAACCTCTGAGACTCTGCCGCGGGGCTGTGGCTGGGGCCTGGTGCGTCCCTACACCCTGCTCTGTGACCTGGACTCCATATGGGGTGTGGCTGTTGAGTCAGTGGCTGCTGGCGGGGCGTTGGCTGCTATCTTGCTGGCCCTAGTCCTGCTGTGCCGTTTACGCCACGTCAGTGAGGCGGAGAAACGTAGCGGTGTGGGACCcatcctcctgctgctccttgGCATCCTTGGCCTGTTCAGCCTGAGCTTCGCTTACCTAATCGAGCAGGATGAGTCATTGTGTTTGCTCCGCCGGGCCTTGTGGGGCCTCCTCTTCGCTGTTTGCTTCTCCTGCTTGCTGGTGCAGGGTGTTCGCCTGCGCCGGCTGGGCCGGGAGCGCCGGAGCCCAGGCGGCTGCGCACTCACAGGCCTGGCCCTGGGTCTGAGCGCTGTGCAGGGCATCATCGCTGCTGAGTGGCTACTTCTGACCGTGCTGAGAGAGGGACGCGCTGCCTGCCAGTACCTGCCTCTGGACTTTGCGTTAGCCTGCAGCTATGTGCTAGCTCTCTTGCTAGCTGCGCTCACTGCCGCCTCCCTGGCACTGTGTGGGAAGACACGTCAGTGGCGCTGCAGTGCCATCTGGCTGCTGGTGACCTGCCTGCTGTCCCTGTTGCTGTGGGTGGCCTGGGTGGGTTTCTATCTCTACGGCAACGCCTGGCTTGGGAGGTCCCCCGACTGGAATGACCCGGCCCTGGCAATCGCGCTGGTGGCCCAGGGTTGGCTCCTGCTGCTCTTCCACGCCATCCCTGAAGCTCATATTTGTCTGAGACCGCCACCTCAGCCCACCGCGCCTGACTACTTCGACACCTCACAGAACTCAACAAGGATGAGGGAGACCAGCTTTGATGAGgacatccctctctcccacagGCAGTTTGTGGAGAACCAGGGCTATGGATACAACGACGAGAACACTGCAG GCCTGAGGAGTGGCGGCGGTGGGCACCATAATGGAAACACTGGTGCCAGGCCCAGCGCTCCTTTCCGCAGCAATGTGTACCAGCCCACTGAGATGACCATGATCCTGAACGGGGGAGCG GTGCCCTCCGCCCCTCCAACTTACACAGGGAGGCAGCTGTGGTGA